A window from Prinia subflava isolate CZ2003 ecotype Zambia chromosome Z, Cam_Psub_1.2, whole genome shotgun sequence encodes these proteins:
- the ZNF131 gene encoding zinc finger protein 131 isoform X2 encodes MEAEETMECIQEFPEHYKVILDRLNEQREQDQFTDITLIVDGHHFKAHKAVLAACSQFFHKFFQDFTQEPLVEIEGVSNMAFRHLIEFTYTAKLMVQGEEEANDVWKAAEYLQMLEAIKALEIRNKENSSPLESNEAQGKNNPKKRKIAETSNVITETLPSAESEPVEIEVEIAEGTMKVEDDSIETLEEVASAEQSIKYIQTTGTSDESALALLADITSKYRQGERKCQIQEEGDSATDSSCKQEHMKTHSTENYKCDICNKRYLRESALKQHLTCYHLDEGGASKKQRPGKKIHVCQYCDKQFDHFGHFKEHLRKHTGEKPFECPNCHERFARNSTLKCHLTACQSGAGAKKGRKKLYECQVCNSVFNSWDQFKDHLVIHTGDKPNHCTLCDLWFMQGSELRRHLKEMHNISELLVTEEVLPVEAMEAEPVTSMTIIEQVEQVHVLPVIQVQVDPAQVTMEQMHQDLIQDNQVKGTQMEELQEQVQISYLEVEHIQTEQGAAEVHVEQLHVEHVNQIQMEEVQAELIDGTDLEQVEYQSADQGETEEKDHDQANDADKEHHEQAEDLKTQQIVDTQNAKVDD; translated from the exons ATGGAAGCTGAGGAAACAATGGAATGTATCCAGGAATTCCCTGAACACTATAAAGTTATTTTGGATAGACTGAATGAACAACGTGAGCAGGACCAGTTTACAGATATCACTCTGATCGTCGATG GTCATCATTTCAAAGCTCATAAGGCAGTTCTTGCTGCCTGTAGCCAGTTCTTCCACAAATTCTTCCAAGATTTCACCCAGGAGCCTTTGGTGGAGATTGAAG GTGTAAGTAACATGGCATTTCGTCACCTAATTGAGTTCACCTATACAGCAAAGCTAATGGTACAAGGTGAAGAAGAAGCAAATGATGTTTGGAAAGCTGCAGAGTATCTACAGATGCTAGAAGCAATCAAAGCACTTGAAATCAG GAACAAAGAAAATTCATCACCCTTAGAATCAAATGAAGCACAAGgtaaaaataacccaaaaaaGAGGAAGATTGCTGAAACCTCTAATGTTATCACAGAAACACTGCCATCTGCAGAATCAGAGCCTGTTGAAATTGAGGTTGAGATTGCTGAAGGGACGATGAAAGTGGAAGATGACAGCATTGAAACCCTTGAAGAAGTAGCTTCTGCAGAGCAATCCATAAAGTACATACAGACAACAGGTACATCAGATGAATCTGCTTTGGCTCTTTTGGCAGATATCACCAGCAAGTATCGtcagggagagagaaaatgcCAGATCCAAGAAGAAGGTGATAGTGCAACTGACTCCTCATGCAAACAG GAACACATGAAAACACACTCTACTGAGAATTACAAATGTGACATATGCAATAAAAGATACCTACGAGAGAGTGCTTTGAAACAGCACCTCACCTGTTACCACCTTGATGAAGGTGGTGCCAGCAAGAAGCAAAGACCTGGCAAGAAAATACATGTATGCCAGTACTGTGACAAGCAGTTTGACCACTTTGGGCATTTTAAAGAGCACCTCCGAAAGCACACAG GTGAAAAACCCTTTGAATGTCCAAACTGCCATGAGCGTTTTGCTCGGAACAGCACGCTCAAATGTCACCTGACAGCTTGTCAGTCTGGAGCTGGTgctaaaaaaggaagaaagaagctgTATGAATGTCAG GTTTGTAACAGCGTGTTTAACAGCTGGGATCAGTTCAAAGACCACTTGGTAATACACACTGGTGACAAACCCAACCACTGTACCTTATGTGATTTGTGGTTTATGCAAGGCAGTGAGCTGAGAAGGCATCTCAAAGAAATGCACAATATTTCAGAACTGTTAGTGACAGAAGAGGTTCTTCCAGTGGAAGCTATGGAAGCTGAACCAGTAACGTCAATGACAATAATAGAACAAGTTGAGCAAGTGCACGTCCTACCAGTAATTCAGGTACAAGTGGATCCTGCACAGGTAACCATGGAACAGATGCACCAGGATCTCATCCAGGACAATCAAGTGAAAGGCACACAGATGGAGGAACTACAGGAACAAGTCCAGATTAGCTACTTGGAAGTTGAACACATTCAGACTGAACAAGGTGCTGCTGAAGTTCATGTGGAGCAGTTACACGTTGAGCATGTAAATCAAATACAGATGGAAGAAGTACAGGCAGAACTTATAGATGGAACAGACCTTGAACAAGTAGAATATCAAAGTGCTGATCaaggagaaacagaagaaaaggatcATGATCAAGCAAATGATGCAGATAAGGAACATCATGAGCAAGCTGAAGACttaaaaacacaacaaataGTGGACACACAAAATGCAAAAGTGGATGACTAG
- the ZNF131 gene encoding zinc finger protein 131 isoform X3 gives MKTHSTENYKCDICNKRYLRESALKQHLTCYHLDEGGASKKQRPGKKIHVCQYCDKQFDHFGHFKEHLRKHTGEKPFECPNCHERFARNSTLKCHLTACQSGAGAKKGRKKLYECQVCNSVFNSWDQFKDHLVIHTGDKPNHCTLCDLWFMQGSELRRHLKEMHNISELLVTEEVLPVEAMEAEPVTSMTIIEQVEQVHVLPVIQVQVDPAQVTMEQMHQDLIQDNQVKGTQMEELQEQVQISYLEVEHIQTEQGAAEVHVEQLHVEHVNQIQMEEVQAELIDGTDLEQVEYQSADQGETEEKDHDQANDADKEHHEQAEDLKTQQIVDTQNAKVDD, from the exons ATGAAAACACACTCTACTGAGAATTACAAATGTGACATATGCAATAAAAGATACCTACGAGAGAGTGCTTTGAAACAGCACCTCACCTGTTACCACCTTGATGAAGGTGGTGCCAGCAAGAAGCAAAGACCTGGCAAGAAAATACATGTATGCCAGTACTGTGACAAGCAGTTTGACCACTTTGGGCATTTTAAAGAGCACCTCCGAAAGCACACAG GTGAAAAACCCTTTGAATGTCCAAACTGCCATGAGCGTTTTGCTCGGAACAGCACGCTCAAATGTCACCTGACAGCTTGTCAGTCTGGAGCTGGTgctaaaaaaggaagaaagaagctgTATGAATGTCAG GTTTGTAACAGCGTGTTTAACAGCTGGGATCAGTTCAAAGACCACTTGGTAATACACACTGGTGACAAACCCAACCACTGTACCTTATGTGATTTGTGGTTTATGCAAGGCAGTGAGCTGAGAAGGCATCTCAAAGAAATGCACAATATTTCAGAACTGTTAGTGACAGAAGAGGTTCTTCCAGTGGAAGCTATGGAAGCTGAACCAGTAACGTCAATGACAATAATAGAACAAGTTGAGCAAGTGCACGTCCTACCAGTAATTCAGGTACAAGTGGATCCTGCACAGGTAACCATGGAACAGATGCACCAGGATCTCATCCAGGACAATCAAGTGAAAGGCACACAGATGGAGGAACTACAGGAACAAGTCCAGATTAGCTACTTGGAAGTTGAACACATTCAGACTGAACAAGGTGCTGCTGAAGTTCATGTGGAGCAGTTACACGTTGAGCATGTAAATCAAATACAGATGGAAGAAGTACAGGCAGAACTTATAGATGGAACAGACCTTGAACAAGTAGAATATCAAAGTGCTGATCaaggagaaacagaagaaaaggatcATGATCAAGCAAATGATGCAGATAAGGAACATCATGAGCAAGCTGAAGACttaaaaacacaacaaataGTGGACACACAAAATGCAAAAGTGGATGACTAG
- the ZNF131 gene encoding zinc finger protein 131 isoform X1 codes for MEAEETMECIQEFPEHYKVILDRLNEQREQDQFTDITLIVDGHHFKAHKAVLAACSQFFHKFFQDFTQEPLVEIEGVSNMAFRHLIEFTYTAKLMVQGEEEANDVWKAAEYLQMLEAIKALEIRNKENSSPLESNEAQGKNNPKKRKIAETSNVITETLPSAESEPVEIEVEIAEGTMKVEDDSIETLEEVASAEQSIKYIQTTGTSDESALALLADITSKYRQGERKCQIQEEGDSATDSSCKQVEGIEIVELQLSHMNNLFHCEKCNRSFKLFYHFKEHMKTHSTENYKCDICNKRYLRESALKQHLTCYHLDEGGASKKQRPGKKIHVCQYCDKQFDHFGHFKEHLRKHTGEKPFECPNCHERFARNSTLKCHLTACQSGAGAKKGRKKLYECQVCNSVFNSWDQFKDHLVIHTGDKPNHCTLCDLWFMQGSELRRHLKEMHNISELLVTEEVLPVEAMEAEPVTSMTIIEQVEQVHVLPVIQVQVDPAQVTMEQMHQDLIQDNQVKGTQMEELQEQVQISYLEVEHIQTEQGAAEVHVEQLHVEHVNQIQMEEVQAELIDGTDLEQVEYQSADQGETEEKDHDQANDADKEHHEQAEDLKTQQIVDTQNAKVDD; via the exons ATGGAAGCTGAGGAAACAATGGAATGTATCCAGGAATTCCCTGAACACTATAAAGTTATTTTGGATAGACTGAATGAACAACGTGAGCAGGACCAGTTTACAGATATCACTCTGATCGTCGATG GTCATCATTTCAAAGCTCATAAGGCAGTTCTTGCTGCCTGTAGCCAGTTCTTCCACAAATTCTTCCAAGATTTCACCCAGGAGCCTTTGGTGGAGATTGAAG GTGTAAGTAACATGGCATTTCGTCACCTAATTGAGTTCACCTATACAGCAAAGCTAATGGTACAAGGTGAAGAAGAAGCAAATGATGTTTGGAAAGCTGCAGAGTATCTACAGATGCTAGAAGCAATCAAAGCACTTGAAATCAG GAACAAAGAAAATTCATCACCCTTAGAATCAAATGAAGCACAAGgtaaaaataacccaaaaaaGAGGAAGATTGCTGAAACCTCTAATGTTATCACAGAAACACTGCCATCTGCAGAATCAGAGCCTGTTGAAATTGAGGTTGAGATTGCTGAAGGGACGATGAAAGTGGAAGATGACAGCATTGAAACCCTTGAAGAAGTAGCTTCTGCAGAGCAATCCATAAAGTACATACAGACAACAGGTACATCAGATGAATCTGCTTTGGCTCTTTTGGCAGATATCACCAGCAAGTATCGtcagggagagagaaaatgcCAGATCCAAGAAGAAGGTGATAGTGCAACTGACTCCTCATGCAAACAGGTAGAAGGTATTGAAATTGTGGAACTTCAGCTGTCACACATGAACAATTTATTCCACTGTGAGAAATGTAACCGTTCATTTAAATTGTTTTACCATTTTAAGGAACACATGAAAACACACTCTACTGAGAATTACAAATGTGACATATGCAATAAAAGATACCTACGAGAGAGTGCTTTGAAACAGCACCTCACCTGTTACCACCTTGATGAAGGTGGTGCCAGCAAGAAGCAAAGACCTGGCAAGAAAATACATGTATGCCAGTACTGTGACAAGCAGTTTGACCACTTTGGGCATTTTAAAGAGCACCTCCGAAAGCACACAG GTGAAAAACCCTTTGAATGTCCAAACTGCCATGAGCGTTTTGCTCGGAACAGCACGCTCAAATGTCACCTGACAGCTTGTCAGTCTGGAGCTGGTgctaaaaaaggaagaaagaagctgTATGAATGTCAG GTTTGTAACAGCGTGTTTAACAGCTGGGATCAGTTCAAAGACCACTTGGTAATACACACTGGTGACAAACCCAACCACTGTACCTTATGTGATTTGTGGTTTATGCAAGGCAGTGAGCTGAGAAGGCATCTCAAAGAAATGCACAATATTTCAGAACTGTTAGTGACAGAAGAGGTTCTTCCAGTGGAAGCTATGGAAGCTGAACCAGTAACGTCAATGACAATAATAGAACAAGTTGAGCAAGTGCACGTCCTACCAGTAATTCAGGTACAAGTGGATCCTGCACAGGTAACCATGGAACAGATGCACCAGGATCTCATCCAGGACAATCAAGTGAAAGGCACACAGATGGAGGAACTACAGGAACAAGTCCAGATTAGCTACTTGGAAGTTGAACACATTCAGACTGAACAAGGTGCTGCTGAAGTTCATGTGGAGCAGTTACACGTTGAGCATGTAAATCAAATACAGATGGAAGAAGTACAGGCAGAACTTATAGATGGAACAGACCTTGAACAAGTAGAATATCAAAGTGCTGATCaaggagaaacagaagaaaaggatcATGATCAAGCAAATGATGCAGATAAGGAACATCATGAGCAAGCTGAAGACttaaaaacacaacaaataGTGGACACACAAAATGCAAAAGTGGATGACTAG